The following proteins are encoded in a genomic region of Triticum dicoccoides isolate Atlit2015 ecotype Zavitan chromosome 1B, WEW_v2.0, whole genome shotgun sequence:
- the LOC119349751 gene encoding uncharacterized protein LOC119349751 encodes MGNQVATGKMDADLIGAGVGTGKMEAAPVGAGKMEADPIGAGVSVAEEEPLEITSDQLKALEEAALDLATIKLQEASDLFTAAGRFAAARQISHLPEPEPLFPKIVDLLMADTRKRELKRVRPLRIAQGLYRGTPAQRRALQQATRKLLQLETRNVDTMAMQVYKQLTKTAILGDKVLSPRDVARVLKAEADVHGLHPDDLKAWKMIKACMANINSVGGVVSTAGYAGGAIWTLRQWNTSYPMTELPEDFFW; translated from the exons ATGGGGAACCAGGTCGCCaccggcaagatggacgccgatctCATCGGCGCCGGGGTCGGGACCGGCAAGATGGAGGCGGCTCCGGTCGGCGCCGGGAAGATGGAGGCAGATCCGATCGGCGCCGGGGTCTCTGTGGCCGAGGAGGAGCCGCTGGAGATCACCTCCGACCAGCTCAAGGCGCTCGAGGAGGCGGCGCTCGACCTGGCGACCATCAAGCTGCAAGAAGCCTCCGACCTCTTCACTGCCGCGGGTCGCTTCGCTGCGGCGCGCCAGATCTCCCATCTGCCGGAGCCAGA GCCACTCTTTCCCAAGATCGTCGATTTGCTCATGGCGGATACCAGAAAGCGGGAACTTAAGCGGGTTCGCCCTCTCAGAATTGCTCAG GGTCTCTACAGGGGCACTCCCGCTCAGCGTcgagctcttcagcaggcaaccagGAAGCTTTTGCAGCTGGAGACGAGGAACGTGGATACTATGGCAATGCAAGTTTACAAGCAGCTCACGAAGACTGCTATCCTGGGTGACAAGGTCCTGTCCCCACGTGACGTTGCCAGGGTCCTGAAGGCCGAGGCCGACGTCCACGGCCTGCATCCGGATGACTTGAAGGCCTGGAAGATGATTAAGGCATGCATGGCAAACATCAACAGCGTCGGTGGCGTGGTCAGTACAGCGGGTTATGCTGGTGGAGCCATATGGACCCTACGTCAGTGGAACACGAGCTATCCCATGACTGAGCTGCCTGAAGACTTCTTCTGGTAG